A stretch of Mus caroli chromosome 5, CAROLI_EIJ_v1.1, whole genome shotgun sequence DNA encodes these proteins:
- the Hpd gene encoding 4-hydroxyphenylpyruvate dioxygenase yields the protein MTTYTNKGPKPERGRFLHFHSVTFWVGNAKQAASFYCNKMGFEPLAYRGLETGSREVVSHVIKQGKIVFVLCSALNPWNKEMGDHLVKHGDGVKDVAFEVEDCDHIVQKARERGAKIVREPWVEQDKFGKVKFAVLQTYGDTTHTLVEKINYTGRFLPGFEAPIYKDTLLPKLPRCNLEIIDHIVGNQPDQEMQSASEWYLKNLQFHRFWSVDDTQVHTEYSSLRSIVVTNYEESIKMPINEPAPGRKKSQIQEYVDYNGGAGVQHIALKTEDIITAIRHLRERGIEFLAVPSSYYKLLRENLKSAKIQVKENMDILEELQILVDYDEKGYLLQIFTKPMQDRPTLFLEVIQRHNHQGFGAGNFNSLFKAFEEEQALRGNLTDLEPNGVRSGM from the exons ATG ACAACCTACACCAACAAAGGACCAAAG CCTGAGAGAGGCCGGTTCCTCCATTTCCACTCGGTGACCTTCTGGGTTGGCAATGCCAAGCAG gctgcttccttctactgCAACAAGATGGGCTTTGAACCTCTGGCCTACAGGGGCCTAGAGACTGGCTCCCGGGAGGTGGTCAGCCACGTCATCAAGCAAGGGAAA ATTGTGTttgttctctgctctgctctcaaTCCCTGGAACAAAG AGATGGGCGACCACTTGGTGAAGCATGGCGACGGGGTGAAAGATGTCGCATTCGAGGTGGAAGACTGCGACCACATTGTGCAG AAAGCTCGAGAACGGGGCGCCAAAATTGTACGGGAGCCATGGGTGGAGCAAGACAAATTTGGGAAGGTGAAGTTTGCTGTGCTGCAGACG TATGGAGATACCACACACACCCTGGTGGAGAAGATCAACTACACTGGCCGTTTCTTACCTGGATTCGAGGCCCCAATATACAAGGATACCCTGCTTCCAAAACT ACCCAGATGTAACCTTGAGATCATTGACCACATTGTAGGCAACCAACCCGACCAGGAAATGCAGTCTGCCTCAGAATG GTACCTGAAAAACCTGCAGTTCCACCGGTTCTGGTCCGTGGATGACACGCAGGTGCACACGGAGTACAGCTCTCTGCGCTCCATTGTGGTGACCAACTACGAGGAATCCATCAAAATGCCCATCAACGAGCCGGCTCCAGGCAGGAAGAAGTCTCAGATTCAG gaATATGTGGACTATAATGGGGGTGCTGGGGTCCAGCACATCGCTCTCAAGACGGAAGACATCATCACAGCG ATCCGCCACTTGAGGGAGCGAGGCATAGAGTTCTTGGCCGTCCCATCTTCTTACTACAAACTGCTTCGAGAGAATCTCAAGTCAGCCAAGATCCAGGTGAAGGAAAACATGGACATCCTGGAG gagCTGCAAATCCTAGTCGACTATGATGAGAAAGGCTACCTCCTACAGATCTTTACCAAGCCCATGCAGGACCGGCCCACACTCTTCCTGGAAGTCATTCAACGTCACAACCACCAG GGCTTTGGAGCGGGCAACTTCAACTCTCTGTTCAAGGCGTTCGAGGAGGAGCAAGCCCTACGAGGCAACCTCACTGACCTGGAGCCCAACGGTGTGAGGTCTGGAATGTAA